A single Harpia harpyja isolate bHarHar1 chromosome 6, bHarHar1 primary haplotype, whole genome shotgun sequence DNA region contains:
- the LRRN3 gene encoding leucine-rich repeat neuronal protein 3: MKDMQLKINFLLGLVITALVQAVEKKADCPESCICEIRPWFTPRSVYMEAPTVDCNDLGLFNFPARLPADTQVLLLQTNNIAKIEHSVDFPVNLTGLDLSQNNLSSVTSINLRKIPQLLSVYLEENKLTELPEECLSGLYNLQELYINHNLLSVIAPGAFIGLSNLLRLHLNSNSLQMINRKWFEATPNLEILMIGENPIIRIEDMNFKPLINLRSLVLAGINLTEIPDNALVGLDNLESISFYDNRFVRVPHVALQKAANLKFLDLNKNPINRIRRGDFSNMLHLKELGINNMPELISIDSLAVDNLPDLRKIEATNNPRLSYIHPNAFYRLPKLESLMLNSNALSALYRSTIESLPNLKEVSIHSNPIRCDCVIRWINMNKTNIRFMEPESLFCVDPPEFQGQNVRQIHFREMMEICLPLIAPESFPSTLDLKTGSHISLHCRATAEPEPEIYWITPSGHKLLPNTISNKYYIHSEGTLDISDVTQKESGLYTCIATNLVGADLKSVMIKVDGSFPQDSNGSLNIKIKDIKSNSVLVSWKASSKILNSSVRWTAFLKAENSQAAQSARIPSDIKVYNLTHLNPSTEYKICIDIPTIYSQNKKQCVNVTTKGLDLAVKGYEKNNIIGFLACLGALLGIISVIYLYSCLSREMNYDVGHSYLKNYLKKQSFSLNELYPPLISLWDMGKEKSTAMEVKATVIGVPTNMS, translated from the coding sequence ATGAAGGACATGCaactcaaaattaattttctacttgGCCTAGTTATCACTGCACTAGTAcaagctgtagaaaaaaaagcagactgcCCAGAGTCATGTATATGTGAGATCAGACCATGGTTCACACCCAGGTCTGTGTATATGGAGGCTCCAACAGTGGACTGTAATGATTTAGGCCTTTTTAATTTTCCAGCCAGACTGCCTGCTGACACACAAGTTCTACTTCTACAGACTAATAATATTGCAAAAATTGAACATTCAGTAGACTTCCCAGTAAATTTAACTGGTCTAGATTTATCTCAGAACAATTTATCCTCAGTGACTAGTATTAATCTTAGAAAGATACCACAGTTGCTTTCCGTATAccttgaagaaaacaaacttaCTGAACTCCCTGAAGAATGTCTCTCTGGACTCTACAATTTACAGGAGCTTTATATTAATCATAATCTGCTTTCTGTGATTGCACCAGGAGCTTTCATAGGCCTCAGTAATCTTCTCAGACTTCATCTTAATTCAAATAGTCTGCAAATGATCAACAGGAAGTGGTTTGAAGCTACTCCTAATCTTGAAATTCTCATGATTGGAGAAAACCCAATAATCAGAATTGAAGATATGAACTTTAAGCCTCTTATCAATCTGCGCAGCCTAGTTTTAGCAGGCATAAATCTCACTGAAATACCAGATAATGCTTTGGTTGGGCTTGACAATTTAGAAAGCATCTCCTTTTATGACAACAGATTTGTAAGAGTGCCCCACGTTGCTCTTCAAAAGGCTGCAAATCTTAAATTTCTGGATCTAAATAAGAATCCCATTAACAGAATACGACGAGGAGATTTTAGCAACATGCTGCATCTAAAAGAGTTAGGAATTAATAACATGCCTGAACTGATTTCTATAGATAGTCTTGCTGTTGATAATTTAccagatttaagaaaaatagaagCTACCAATAACCCCAGATTATCATACATTCATCCAAATGCATTCTACAGACTTCCCAAGCTGGAATCACTCATGCTCAACAGCAACGCGCTGAGTGCCCTGTACCGCAGTACCATAGAATCCTTGCCTAACCTCAAAGAAGTTAGTATACACAGCAATCCCATTAGATGCGATTGTGTCATCCGCTGGATTAACATGAATAAAACAAACATTCGCTTCATGGAGCCGGAGTCCCTGTTTTGTGTAGACCCTCCTGAGTTCCAAGGCCAGAACGTGCGACAGATACACTTTCGGGAAATGATGGAAATCTGTCTCCCCCTGATAGCTCCGGAAAGTTTTCCATCTACTCTGGACTTAAAAACTGGCAGCCATATTTCCTTACACTGCAGAGCAACGGCAGAACCAGAACCTGAAATCTACTGGATTACACCATCAGGGCACAAACTTTTGCCTAATACTATTTCTAATAAATACTACATTCATTCCGAAGGAACATTAGACATAAGTGATGTAACACAAAAAGAAAGTGGCTTATATACATGTATAGCAACAAATTTAGTTGGGGCAGACCTAAAGTCAGTCATGATTAAAGTGGACGGCTCTTTTCCTCAGGACAGCAATGGATctttgaatattaaaataaaagatataAAATCTAATTCTGTTTTGGTTTCATGGAAAGCAAGTTCTAAAATTCTGAATTCCAGTGTTAGATGGACAgcctttctgaaagctgaaaacTCTCAGGCTGCACAGAGCGCTCGAATACCATCTGATATAAAGGTATATAATCTTACACATCTAAATCCATCAACCGAATACAAAATTTGTATAGATATTCCCACTATCTATTCACAGAATAAGAAACAATGTGTCAACGTAACCACAAAAGGACTGGACTTGGCAGTGAAAGGCtatgaaaaaaacaacataatAGGATTCCTTGCCTGCCTTGGTGCTCTTTTGGGAATCATCTCTGTGATATATCTCTACAGCTGCCTCTCACGAGAGATGAACTATGACGTTGGACACAGCTATCTAAAGAATTACCTGAAGAAACAATCCTTTTCACTCAATGAGCTTTATCCTCCTCTAATCAGTCTTTGGGACATGggcaaagaaaaaagcacagcaatGGAAGTAAAAGCAACTGTTATAGGTGTGCCAACCAATATGTCATAA